From a single Methanomicrobium sp. W14 genomic region:
- a CDS encoding DnaJ domain-containing protein, with protein sequence MPEREDTEDYYEILGIDDDADENEIKKAYRSLARAFHPDTSTHPNAKKMFILVNEAYETLSDSAKRSDYDRLLKESRSLSSNEPGPENQTENSYTKNDDRNCDTDEGDEFSKMADLEYYSDEPESYLVNGLKRTFENARHIIAGNTEYIIDGDEMINVGEIRKFTCRNEEKYLINGEEYRIKNALHYHTNDTEYVVIDDKPYRIRNP encoded by the coding sequence ATGCCTGAAAGAGAGGATACAGAAGATTATTACGAGATTCTTGGTATTGACGACGATGCAGACGAAAACGAGATAAAAAAAGCATACAGAAGCCTTGCAAGGGCATTTCACCCTGATACGTCCACGCACCCGAATGCAAAAAAGATGTTCATACTAGTAAATGAGGCATACGAAACTCTCTCTGACAGCGCAAAAAGAAGCGATTATGACAGACTGCTCAAGGAATCACGCAGTTTATCTTCAAACGAACCCGGCCCTGAAAACCAGACGGAAAACAGTTACACCAAAAATGATGACAGGAACTGCGACACAGATGAAGGCGACGAATTTTCAAAGATGGCTGACCTTGAGTATTACTCGGATGAACCCGAAAGCTATCTTGTAAACGGTTTAAAGAGAACTTTTGAAAACGCCCGCCACATAATAGCCGGAAACACCGAATACATAATAGACGGCGACGAGATGATAAACGTTGGAGAAATCCGGAAGTTCACGTGCAGAAACGAGGAAAAATATCTTATCAACGGCGAAGAATACAGGATTAAAAACGCTCTTCACTACCACACAAATGACACGGAATACGTTGTTATCGATGATAAGCCGTACAGAATCAGAAATC